The Anoplolepis gracilipes chromosome 5, ASM4749672v1, whole genome shotgun sequence region AGTCTAAACAAAATGATACACATAAATTTGCTCGGtacatattattgtataaaggCTGTCACGCAGAGAATGAAAGCTTCCAGGGAAGGAGTGATTGTGCTTACATCATCTGCAGCTGCTTTCCTAGGTATATTTGCGTTAGACATTCTCATTGATATTTGCTGCTCCAGGCTGTctattcaaatcttgtaaaaaaaattcgctTCCCTGatctttcagatatttttatgtaaaattctaggtaaagagaatattttaaagacttTTTTCGTTCAattgtctaaaataaaatttttattttaagcgtttttaaaataaagaatatgcattgcatattcaatattttattaggatattaaatatctacaGAGAtagatatctatttataatttacagtttaagggcaaaattatcaaagaaaggGTTTTTGGACAAAAATTTAGTcccaattaaataaattctatgcGAATTTCCTAGATTATTTCaggttttttgtattttttcaggGAATATACACCCTGTTACTTAAATAAGCGTAAATAAAGGAGAATTTGCATATTTGCACAGGTATCTTTGGCTACTCCGCTTACTGCAGCACGAAATTCGCGCTTCGTGGCCTGGCGGAAAGCATAGCGATGGAACTGCGACCATATAATATCTCTGTGACTCTGTCTTTACCGCCTGACACAGACACGCCTGGTTTCGCCATCGAAGAGCTGTCGAAGCCTCTGGAAACAAAACTCATATCACAAACGTCAAAACTAGTCAATCCCGACGTAGTCGCCGACAAGCTTTTCAAGGACGCGCTGGTTAGTATCCGAAAAATAGCGAATTTTTTGGTGAAAAATATTCACGgaatttctcataaaaatttccagattttctataaaaattcgaaaactttctcagaaaaattgtaaaattttctatacgAATTGGTACAATTATCAGAAATGTTCAGAAAAggaatctaaaaatttatgagtATTCACGATaattctcgtttttttttcagattagtATATCTGAAAATATCTGAGGTATTTTCATAATCCACGAtttatcagtttttatttatctctcttctctttgaATACACATGTATTACATAAcgataaaagaacataaatgccattttatttttattatctattagatattatacaaaGGTAGAATGACGCATTACCAGAAATCAAcacatatcttattttatctttttttgattttttgtgGAAAATAAAGCTAAAATGACGCATTAATTTGTATCGCTAAATGAAATGCACaaacaagagaaatataaaagctgATAAATTgtggattttttttagaaatatttcgttaaaaagaatacattaaaattcattatataaatattctgacaatgagtaatatggagatattttatatttttttcataaataaattttgtacaaatttattctaaaatattctgaaatttcttattttataattttctaaaaatattaaaaaacttgaataaatctgatatttttttcaaaaatgttttaagtcttttaaacatttaaattacaaattaaattataaatttaaattacatttaaatttctaaaattttcaggaaattataaaatttttttcaccagGGTTCTCTTTTCTTGATTTCCTTTATTGTTGGATGATAATGATATTGCAGGCAGGTAAATTCTTCTCTTTCATCGGTCTGGACGGTTTTATTCTGGCCACGTTGTGCTCGGGAATGTCGCCGTTCAAGTCGATCAGCGAACTGTTGCTACAAGCATTGCTGATGGGACTGTTGCGGATAGTTAGT contains the following coding sequences:
- the Kdsr gene encoding 3-ketodihydrosphingosine reductase, encoding MSAWLGATLVAFVLIIVLLIIKQLFWNPRLKSVKNKHVVITGGSSGIGKCVAIIAARHGANVTIIARDVQKLEAAKNEILHACENKDVQRVEYLSLDIGANYENVEKALADLEKTMGPIYMLVNCAGIAICSKIEDTTPDSLNKMIHINLLGTYYCIKAVTQRMKASREGVIVLTSSAAAFLGIFGYSAYCSTKFALRGLAESIAMELRPYNISVTLSLPPDTDTPGFAIEELSKPLETKLISQTSKLVNPDVVADKLFKDALAGKFFSFIGLDGFILATLCSGMSPFKSISELLLQALLMGLLRIVSAFYLICFDKIILNCITTRDKNKKSE